ATCACGGCCAGCACATGATTGCTCTTCAGACTGTTCTCAAAGACGCTAAGCTCAGTGGGATTCGCTTGCGGATTTCTGTAAAACGGGACATCGCTTGGTTGGAGataattttccttttctgGTGTTACAACTTCAGGCAGTGATACCTCATCATTCTCTTCGGTTTCAATTGCAACTTCAGACTCCTTCTTTGGGGGCACACTGCTTAAGTTTTTTACAACAATATCCATAACACTTGACTGTTCAATACGTTCTTGCTTTTTTTCCACAGGCGGATCGTCGAAGATTTCCTCTATAATAAGCGGCTCTCTTTGCATACCCACAGGTGGATGATCGAAGAATCCCTCAATGTCAGGTGGCTCATAAGTTGAATCGAGGTCGTCGGTGTCGAAGATATCGCTTCCGAATTCTTCACTATCGCTGTCACTAACATCCTCCATATCGCTATATTCACTGTAGAAATCTCCATCACTATCATAGTCTGCGCTGCTTGTGTCTTCACTGTCAGACTCTTCGCTGTCAAATTCCTCCGATCCAAAGTCATCGCTATCTTCTGGCTCATAATCAATGTCATCTTCGTCGCTGTCAGTTTCTTCCTGTGCACTTTTAAATACCTTAATCTTTCGAACTGTTCCACTGCCATCCCCATCCAACAAAAGAGGTTGGTATTCATCGTGTTCAAAAGGAGGAAGAATATCTGATAACTTGTATTCGGGGCCTTTGCATTTGACCTTAAAAATCTTTGGATCTTTAAGAAATGTCTCGTCTATTTCTTCAACTACATCGTTTTCAGAGTCTAAAAAACATAGTTTAAGTTAAGAAACAAGagtaatattaaaaattcctTACcactttcaattaaataatcgTCTTCTTCACTCCAATCATCCAATGAATTCATTTCAATGTCACTTGTTTCCGCTGCAGTACCAATTATCTCTACTACTTTACCATTTTGTACGACCTTCATTGAGCTCTTGTTTCCATTTACCTTATGTTTCTTAGATAAActtgcttcttttgttttatttggcGTCTTGACTTTGGTTTTCTTAGGAGCTAATTctgaaaaatacatatatattaaaataaaatgaggTTGTAATTCTGGATCTAATGCATACCATTTATACTATGAACCTTGGGAATAGGAAGCTTAGCACTTTTGCTTGTTGCTGCAGATTTTTTAGCTGCAACATTTGAGGATTTATTTACAGGATTCTTTTTGGGTAGGGTATTATCCTTTTTAAGCCTCTTCTGGGATGGTGAACTGTCTGGATTCGACACATTATTGGAAAGAGGTCTCTTTGCGCCGGCTGTCTTATTTTTCTTGGATTTTTTGGGCGACTCCATCTGGGCTTTTTGAATCATTGTTTCCGAAATCTTTGCAGGATTGCTGGCCACCTTTGAAATAACTTTTTTCTTTGGAACAGCAGGTGGGTGTTGTGGTTTTTCCGGCTTACGGCGACCAGAGGCTAGTTCTCGCTGTTCGGTGAGCTGGAAGCTCAGTTTCATTTCTTTCAGAATATGTTCGTCAAGCATTCCTTTTCAGTTTTTTGCTGAACTACCAATACTTCCCGGGCCATGCGACCGCAAATTTAAGAAGAAGAGCAAGAATAACATATGTGCGGTGTTACCAGTCGTGGTCGGTCATGGGAATAACGCGCACAGAGTTGCCATCGATGAGAACTATCGATTGGGTTAATAACAGCCCTGCGCTCGAAGGCGTTGGTTGGTCATCGAGCGTTCATCCCGCTACCGAGAAATGAAACGGATGAACATTGTTCATCGTCATTTTGCATGGGAAAAAATCGTCGAGTTCAATTCGAATTTTTGTAATTGCATTAACTTTTATACGATATAGCTAAACGGTAGACGCATAAGAATCAACAAATTTGTGCCATTTTGTAAGCAAATTAAGTGTCGAATTCGTGCTGAGTGTTGTGAAATCACCAATATAAATTGTAAGTGGCCGAAAGAGCAGAAGTGAAAAAATTCCACACAGCACGCACACAAATGCACGCACGCCCAGCCAGAGGCGAacagacacacgcacacacacacacacacagccataCCGAGAGTGGATGATGAGATGTTTTTGGAATAAAGTGTGAGCGGGACGGGCGCGGAGAGAGGAGTTTCCTGGAGTGTTGGAGAGAGGGGTGGAGAAGCGGGCGGCCCTATGACGCgaccaaaatgaaaatgcgaatgcgaaaaaCCGTAAAGAAAAACGGGAAAAACTCGGCTAACGGACAATGGACAATGGCCAGATAAGAAAGAACCCCACACTTTATACTATTAGATCGCCGTCCAGCCGCAAGTATGACTAAGTGTGTGCGCGAGCGGGAGAGGGCTATCGGAAAAGAGAGCGAGCGCGCGAGTGTATTTGTGCTGTGTGTCCACCAGTGTGCGTGTGACTgtatgcgagtgtgtgtgtggctttttcattttgataattttttgAACAGGCGCTCGTTCAGTTTTCGCGAATATATAAAACAGAACGGCTGACTCGGATTCGGAATCGAAAATTGTATTCGGATTCAGAATCGGACTCGGAATCCTCGGGCATCCGCTGCACTTGCATTGCATCTAGCTACAGTTTGATTTTGCCTTTTGCAGAACTTCCAATGACGACGATTCGCAAGAAATTGGTAATTGTCGGCGACGGTGCCTGCGGTAAAACTTGCCTTCTGATTGTCTTCAGCAAAGATCAGTTCCCCGAGGTCTATGTGCCCACCGTATTCGAGAATTATGTGGCCGACATCGAGGTGGATGGCAAACAGGTAAGCCCCTTTTCCCGGACAGGCCCGCCCCTCCCCTAACTACCCGTCCCGTCCACCACTCTGAATGCCACCCCCAACCGGTGGCTGACCCCCCTCCCCTGATAACCCCACCCTGCCATCCAAGTGATAATCGTCTGATCTCGTTTTATAATTTGTGTGCATTCTCAATTCATTCCGTTTTTCAAGTGCGCGTATCCTCCTTACACTTTCCACCcgcctctgtgtgtgtgtgtgtgtgtgtgtgtgtgtgtgcgggtgtgtgtTCCCATGGGTGTGTGTTTATTGTTCTCTTGTTTGTGCCACCCACAACTTCACCCACACCTTGGTCGTTGTATTTCCTTTTCTTCGCCTGTAAAATGAAATGAGTCAATATCGCCTCATGCCCACAGACGCATCCATAAATAAAGGTGTCtggaaaagcaaaagaaaaattaagatcATTTTTGGTTAAGTGGAGTGCAAATTTGGATTTTTCCGAAGAATTCAAAGTTTTGATAGCAGTGATTAAGTCACACTTGGGCACATTTCCCCACACTTACACGCACACATGCTCAACAGAGAGTtggcagcacacacacacacacagaagtAGTGCTGCTCCCTTCCTTCCGctcgttttcttttctttttattttgtatttgtctTATACAAGTCCGTTGCGCACATACAGTTTAATGCGTTGCGCCGCCCCCCGCTCTTTCTGCTGCTCTCTCGGGCGCTCTCACTCTTACTCTTTCTCCCTGCCTACCTGTACTCTCTTCTAAGGGGGGGGAGCGCTCTCCCGCTCCACCGCGCACTCCCTTACTCTATGGAATGTAATGTGCGTTTTCCATTGGGGCATCAAGTCATGATTTGGCTATATGTTCGTTCATATATTCCATTTGGGATCTACAGTATTTTCAGGCGCTTTTTTTCGAAATAAACACTGTGTGTTTGCCTTTGCTGCGCAATATGGCGGGTTTTCAATTTTCAGTTTCTGTTTGTGTTTCTGTTTGGATAGCGTTTACATACACACAAGTTCACGTCATTCCACTTCGCCTCGCTTCGATGTGATTAATTCGTTTGGCATTTCCGTCAAGTTCCTTGCTCACACTCTCGTACTCGCACTCATGCTATCTTCAACTCGAACTTGTCCCATTCTCCTCCGAGCCCGCATCGCACCGTCCCGTGCCACAAAAAGCCCCATCTATCTATAACCCTGACGACACCGCAACTGCAAGCGTAACTCTCAATCATAATCCGCATCCGATTCTCCAGGTGGAGCTGGCCTTGTGGGATACGGCCGGGCAGGAGGACTACGACAGACTACGACCGCTGAGCTATCCCGACACTGACGTCATACTGATGTGTTTCTCAGTGGATTCACCCGATTCGCTAGAAAATATTCCTGAAAAATGGACCCCAGAGGTGAGTTTAACTGGAATTACAGAACAGTTTCTATCAGACGATCGTAAACAAGTAtggtactatatatatatatactatacgGAACTAACAAGTCTAgacaaaatatgtttttaatttttatgtaatgatgcaaatttggaaaaagttgAACTTTTAACTCcagttaaaatatattaaacatttttgaagttATCGAATGCATTTGCTTATGATATGGAATCTTTAAGACTATGCATCTCTGTGTTCTTGTTTATGTCATTGAAGCTATCTGAAAGACTGGTTTTGGTTTAGAACGAGGAAAGTTTAATAGAATTGTTGGTTATTTCTAGTTTAATCACTAAAAATAGTCTGCTATGAGCCAATTTGCTTTGACTTTCTGAATCATTTCCTTACTTCTCAGCCTTTAATTTATAATGATAGATATAGATAAGAAGAAAGTAAGTGGTTCCCAATTACGAATTACTTGTTTTTGCAGTTCGACTATATGGAATCTGATATCAAAATATGATACTAATCCTTACTACATTATTGCAGGTCAAACACTTTTGTCCAAATGTTCCAATCATTTTGGTAGGAAATAAGAAAGATTTGCGAAATGATCCCAACACAATTCGGGTACGTATACGCGCTGTTGAACGAGGTGAACTTGCAGCACTAAACTAAACTTGATTTTACAGGATCTAGCAAAAATGAAGCAGGAGCCGGTGAAGCCGCAGGAGGGTCGCGCCATGGCCGAGAAGATTAATGCCTTTGCCTATTTGGAGTGTTCGGCTAAGTCCAAGGAGGGTGTGCGAGATGTTTTCGAGACGGCAACTAGGGCCGCGCTGCAAGTCAAAAAGAGGAAGAAGACCAGATGCCTTTTGCTCTAAAAGAGCAAATCAACAACATGAAAATCtttaccacacacacacacagcaaaaacaacagcataaacacacacaaacacacatacacacctTTTACAACAATAACGAGCTGAACAACAACCActcaacaacaacatcaagaACAACCAGAACATCGGATACACGAAGCTGCACCACCACCCAACCAGCAACAAACATGAGCAGAAAACAGAGAGCTTGAGCTAGAAGATCAGCGGAGGAGGGATGCAGCGAGATATAAGGGAAGGCAGCACCAAGTAGAATGTCAAATGCggatttgattttatatacaGTCTAGTGTAGTTATAAACCGAAGTAAACAACAGTAATAACTCTGGcattattatttgtaaaaaCTAGGGCAGAGCAGATCAATCAGTCAGCCACTGcaagcaaaaaatatatatcgaTATATGTAAACATATTCAAGTTGTGTCCGTTTCTGTCCACCCCCTCCTCCTAGATGTATGTTATTATTTCGTTAACTGTGTTGTCAAGTGTAGAGTCGGCTGTGGCTGGACGAGATTGTGTCGTATGCGAGGGTGAGTGAGTCAGGTGAATCAGTGGAATTAGGAACAGAATCGGAAACGGAATCGGATGTTGGATCCCGGGGTCCAAGGAGGTCGTAGGCGTCAAGATGAGAGTTATGTTCCCATTAAATCTATCAAATACAGAGAGACCAGGCCGCCAATAGGAGTTGGAAGCGAAACTACATTACAAGAGCCGAActaaacacaaaacaaaacaaaacaaaaacgataaatgtttatttaactaAACGTAAGCCACAAATGAGATGCATTCAGTTTTCGCGTGGGAGATGCTAAGAGGGAAAATTTTTGATGAAGTGAAAAACTATTTCGAGCGCATTAAGcgagtttttaatatttgtactTTGCATTAAAACGAGtggaaaacataaaaaaaaaaagatactaCAAAACAACCAAACAACTATATGAAGAgtattttatgattttataaaatacgattatacatataattataCTATACagtacatatgtgtatgtctctttttttgtattttgtaccGTCAATCGTGTAATTCTCACACAGAAGTTGAAAAACTCGAAGATGCATCAGATACAACCAAACTATATTATACTTATGAATAAACAGTACATTTGATCTACTCTTGGTTTAACTAACTGTTTTCTTATTTGGCCGGGCATCGAATTTTATTAGGCTAAGATAATGGATTTAAATCCGGGGAATACCCGCCCTTTAAAGTCAAAACACTTATCTTTAACGGGGTTAAAAAAATCTTTATTGAGggtattgtttttgtttattttgtgcttttgtatttaatttttttttttacatttaaaatgtacaTAACATTATgaatcaaaatgttttggtttttcatcgATTAGGTATTAGGTTTCACAATATTATTCCCGAACAGGTATGTCGTTTTCGAAACAACATGGACACGACACATTGCTTTGAACATCTAGTTCCCAAGCCTTTTCTCTTAAAACGTACTTTTTAATCGCTTAACTTTCGCGGCGAAAGCAATTCTATTATATTTCTACCCGCATTTGATTCGTTTTCGTGTTGGagctgttgtttttctttttttcgtcAGTCGATCTGTTTGGTTCGAACGGTTGCAGGATTCGCAATAA
The sequence above is drawn from the Drosophila melanogaster chromosome 2R genome and encodes:
- the Rho1 gene encoding Rho1, isoform D, yielding MTTIRKKLVIVGDGACGKTCLLIVFSKDQFPEVYVPTVFENYVADIEVDGKQVELALWDTAGQEDYDRLRPLSYPDTDVILMCFSVDSPDSLENIPEKWTPEVKHFCPNVPIILVGNKKDLRNDPNTIRDLAKMKQEPVKPQEGRAMAEKINAFAYLECSAKSKEGVRDVFETATRAALQVKKRKKTRCLLL